The DNA sequence TCTGGGTTTGCGTGTCTTCTGGGACTCTGCCGTCCTCTCAAATACTGTGTCTCACTGGTTTTAAAGGAGGCTGTATTCAGAGTTCGTCTAACTCTGTTGTCTCCCCTTCTTAAGCTCTCATGGTTACGGATTTCCAATTTCCACACACTTCGATCTGCCTGTGCTCTCATGATCATATGCATTGTCCAGAACCAACAGAGTTCTTTTTATCATGTCTTGCGCTTCTAAACTTATCTGGGGGCCAGCTCGAGTGACCAGATTGGCTTCAGCGAAGCTTAGAAACAACCAAATTGCCCCCTACGATGTATGAACTTGCTCATGTCCTTCTCGGAACCCTTCCTCCGGATGGTAAATATGACGCTGATTCAAAGAGGAGGTTCATAGGGATTTCGTATGGGAAGCGATGTCGATATTACAGGGTATTCGTCGGGGATAGTCATCTTTTCTACTCCAAAAAAATCACCTGTCTAGATGTCCGTAATAGACCCGCAATCCGTCATAGTAAAGTAGCCAAATCTCAACGAGAAGTGGTCGTACATATCGTGTATACCCCAGCCAATCGTGCCTAGTGCTCCACCCTTCATGGCTTCTGCGGCATCACAGGATACTTTTCCAACCACCGGTACAAGAACGTTTGTGTCTTGAATCCGGACCAATCGCTCGACCGCATCTTCTGCTCCGAGTAGGCCTTCCAGTCAACCGAGAAATAATCCTGAATGCGTTGCGTGAGTGCTTCCTTCGTCATATCCGGTGGTGTACTGTAAAGTCAAATATGCACGTCAGACATCCGATGGTAGTTCCCGCCGAGACAGAAAAAAAAGGTTTGAAACGAACTAAGGTTCTATGGGAGTATTCACAGCCGTCATGATGGTTTCGACAATATCGTCTATCGGACCTTCAGAGTTAACTGTGTAAACATACGGAGGACCAATATCTGCCGCTGGTCCATGTTGATGATCACCGCACCAAGTCGAGTCTCCAGGTTGGGCTGGGCATTTCGTTCCTTTGTAAGGGAGTATAACAGGGACTCTGAACAGCTCGTTTGTAAATCAGAATCGCAGGTTgaatcaaaaaaaaagtggcTTTACCCGCGGCAGCTATTCAAGAAGGCGATCAGGCTGTGTAGCTTTGATAGTATGCAGTACTCACAGGCTTGCAAATGGGCTGGGAGACACTCTCGGCCGCCCGATACCTAGAAGTGCTTTCGCAGATCCCTGTTTGCATTACGCACCATAGGCATGAAATCGTATCTAAGTTTTGAGAAGCGGGCCCATACCAATAACACATCATAGGCATGTCTTTCCATCGGTCCAATCAGAGTGAGGGCCTCGGGAACAGGATATCCCTCCTCAGAATTGGAAACGGATATCAGATTGTATCCTGTTTTATTCTTGATGACAGGCCAGACAGAGGGTTCGAGAAAAGTCCAGCGATGGAAATATTCTGAACCTGCAGAACGGGATTGAATTTCGGAGAGGGATTAGGAAAGTGAGATTATACAACGTACGTTTCGCCAGTATCAGGACTTGATCTTTTCGTTCAGAATGGGGAATGAAAGGGAGGTCTTGACACCCAGTATAATGGTAACCTCTTTTGAGGTCACTGAGTGAGCGGTGCCAACGTTAATCAACCGAAGGAACGTACAGATAGAAATGCTGGTCGGGCATCTTTGGGCAGATCATTTGATTTCTATGTAACACGTTAAAGACTTCAAGACAACATACCCTATAGGGACTATCCGGAGTTTAGAGTTCTCGAAATGTGTGGATGATGTTACACGGTACTCACACAAGATTCCATTCACCCCCCAAGGGATTGAACGACCAAGGTTCCGGAGGTGCAAGGAAATTTTGCCATCCTCGAGGGCTTCCCCAAAACGTGAAAGTGAACAGTTTCCAAGGTGGTCTATCTGTGGCATGAGGGTGTGGATGATTGGAACATAGAACATGAAACCTACATCCCATCCGGATTCTCGGTGCTTTGTATGCATGAGATAGTATCGTTGAAACACCAAATGACATGGTTATCGGTCGACCATACGTGGGTAACGACATCCCCGTATTTCTTGTACATTTTGCCGAGGTTTTCGTATTCGGTATAGAGCAAAAACTGATTGTTCTCTCGGAATGAATTGATCTGGATGCTGTTTCAATGAAATTTGCTTATTTGAAGCAAGAAACAATGACAATCACCAAAGACTCTAGCCAAATGACCTCGCCTGTCGTAGAACAGCTGCAAATCACCAGGATGGTGGGAATCAGATCAAGTCAACGGGTTTGAGAGGATAACCCACACTGTCATTGCACATGGGACGTATCCGTACGTGGATAGGACGACCTACGGATACTGCGTAAGATTGAAGATACTAAATTTCAAAGAGTAGTGATAACACACCTTGGGTTGCGCGTTCTCGACTTCCAGCCAGTATTTCTTCAGTGCCTCAAGCTGCTTCACATTCCAATTGCGAAAGTTCTCAATCTCCCCAGCAATCACCTCATCGATTCTCCCGAGGTGACTTTCGCGCGTGGTTTCAATTTCCTCCTGGTCTAGAGGGGGAAGTATTGCATATGTAACGTGGTTATTGTCGACAGTGGTAGGTTTCGGGGGAGAACTAGTAGTAGTCGGGTCGGCTGTTGATACGGAATGCGAGCTTTCCAAGGAGAAGTTCAGCGCAGGTGATGAGGAAGGATCAACGTAGCTCGTGTCAGTCTCAGGAGGATTAAAGGAGACAACGCGGTATCGTTGCAGCTCGGATCCGCCGTGGTAAAGAACAAAGCCGAGGACAACTCCCAGTATAAGAATACCGATAATCCGTCGGTACCAATCTCTCCTAACTGGTCTCTTCGAGACCAACGGCAGGACACTCATCGGACTGGAGCGTGATGACGGGTGAGTGACAAGATGAATGAATACATATCAACAGTTCATGTCGACCTGTCGGTGTATTGAGTTGAACAGTCGCGTTTCTCACAGTCGGTGCTGTCCTGTGAAATTCGAGCCGTGGGCGATGCAAAATCCTGGGTGCGTAATGTCGCCGCGACACAAAACTTAGGTAATATATACACCTGCACTAAACACCAAACGCCCATGTCCAGGTTTCTTCGGCTCAAGAATATCCCTCTCTCCATCATATTCCTCTTGCAAACAGCGTCATTAGCATGGGGACAGGCTTCGCAGGCTCCTCCTACGTCCTTTGGAAGCGATAGCATCACTGGAAGTGTTACTGGAACCGCAATCTCAGGATCAAGCAGTGTCCTCTCCTCGAGTTCCATGTCCTCCAACGCAACCCCGACCAGAAGTGCCGATTTACCCAGCTTGAGCGGAGTCTCATCATGTGGTACGTTTTATCAATGAATAACTGCGAGCCAAGTTTCAACTCTTGTGCTTTTTACCGCCAGTGTCGAATGCCTTCCAACTCTCGGTGTCGGACCTGAATTGCTCGAGCGTAGCGCAACCGACCTGTTATTGCCAAAAGTGAGTCATTAGGGTCATTACCTTTCTGAATCGTTGACGAATTTTGGTCCTCTCAAAATGTAGCCTTTCATTCCCGAATGCACTCATTAAGCGCATCTCCGAAGGATGTCCAAATGAACTGGCTACCGCCGAGGGATTAGTTCAGAGATTCTGCGCCGTCGCTAGTACATCTCTCTCATTCCCGATTTCTACTCTTCCCACAAGCACATCTCCTTCCTCCACCCAACCTACATCTCCTTCCTCCAATCAGCCTACATCCCAACCACCCCCCACATCTTCATCCACTACCGGAAACAATGGTGTCCACTCCCTTTTCAATCCTGACGCCGTCCTTGGACTGGTGACCGCAGTTTTCACGGCGATGCTCGGTTCCTTCTACGTTTGAACTCCTTTTCTCCACCCGAACTACATGTGCCTGTTCGCTTCTAACGGACTTGGTACAAGCGCTTTAACTCCCGGAGCACATAGTTTCTTACAGCATACTTATATAATGGGCTTTTCCTTTATATAATTATAACTCATTTCTCAATGTACTTTGGCCAGATAATACCACGGTTTGCAACTGAAAACGGTCTCGTTCGACTCCATTAACGATAATGTGCATTTCGGTCGTCTATGACTACAACAGGCTGTGACATTAATCCAGAACCCGAATcaaaaacaaagaagaacgAAGAGGAAAATAAGAAATAAAAATTTGTATGTGCCAATTACTGTACAATGACGATAGATGGAagcaagaagagaaaaaaagaaattaaGGATAGTGTGCGTCCATGGTGGTGAAGTCCAGCTTTAAAGCGTGTTCTTATAGGAGAATGATGAATCAGAATACAACGAATGGCCCAAACGTAAATAGTAAAAGAAGTTCAAATGATTTTCTCCGGTGGACATTAGTTGAGACCTCAACCGGGAATTATGGAAAGGGTAACCGTCGGCAGATGATTATGCGAAGATGTGGTATCTCGCATGAGATTTGATTGATTTATGAATTTCAAAACGTGTGTGTGCGCGACGAGGCTGAAGATCGTCATTAACTTCTTGTTCCCAAGGTAAAGAGAGAAAGAATCATTCACAGACCATTGCAGATGCTATCATGCGATGACGCAGTAATTACTTCCACCACTGGTGGTGTCCTCCTCGTCTACAAGAGGCGGAAGATCCTCCAGTGACGAGGATTGTGACTTTGCGACGGTGGGGGCGTCGGGGAGAGTAGAGGTGACATCGTACTCGGAGGAGCCGATCgagaagagagaagagaagCTGAGGGTGGAGAAAGCGTCCATTTGTCTCGCTAGGTAGATATCGGAAGAGTAAGATGGAGGTTCTGTTTGCAGGATCTGTGGGTAGAGACAAAGTTTCTGGGGAGCAAACCTTACACTTGAGTTCTTTTATAGCTGGCTTAGGCCGGTCTGTGGAAAGACAATAAGTGTCTTAGTTTTGCGGCATGGGCGGGCGGTGCTAGCGGTACAAGACACAAAAAGAGGGAATGAATGTGAATTTGTACCCGTGAACGCTTATTGTAATGCGTGGCAGCGAGGGCAGTTTGTCGGAAAGGTTGAAAGACAATAAGGGTGATCCGAAAGCGCGTCTACGTAGGATCTCCGATGTCAAACGAATTGGTAACACGTTACTGCTTATTGTGATGCGCGACAGAAAGCAGGAACTTGGTTGTAAAGGCTTCGCAGAGGGTGGAAAGACAATAAGAGTGATCAGAAAGCGGATCCACGTGGGTTTACACCTTCAAGGTGCAATTTACTTGGTCTATAGCCTGCACAACGCGTACAATATGAGAATGGATTCGTGATGGTCGATGGTGGAATGGAGATGAACAGCGAACTAGCACCTGCACAAAGCACAACAAGTCGGAGTAGGTGGCTGTGCACTCCCCGAACAGGCACCCCCCGGTTCCCAGACAACAAGACAATTAAATGCGTGTTTCAGCTTGATAATTGATATCCGAGTTCACTACCAAGGTCATCTTTGACGGCCTAGTCGTGGCGCGAATCGTAGcgaagaaggaaaggaagcgCATGGAGTGAAGGAGATAGTCTATAGATAGCATAAGTAGGGGTCGCAATATCCAACCTACACGGATTTTGGGAGGAAGAGCGAAGTTCAGCAGGGGAATGAAATTTAGATCGATCGCGGGTTGTTCTGGGCAGGAGACAACAATAAGGATGGGGAAACCTTGGTCCCTGGCCAGGCCTGGCAGTGGGATCTGATCCCGAAATCCGCATGTAAGGGTTTGCTGTTATCCATCCATGGATTTATCAGCAAGCTCTTGCGACTACTAGGTACTGATTCTGGGGAAGAAGGATCGCGCGAGTGACCGAGTGACCTTTCCGCTCCGACCTGCGGCTATTTGACAGGTTGCACCACGAGCATACTGCGAAACGTACTGGCCCAGCAGCAGTAGCATGAAGATGAGACGTTGAGGATGCATTCATGGTACATCCTACACTAACGTTTGTTCATGAAGGCAGAAATATCTGGGAAAAACCTAAACGAGAAGCCTTCTATAGAGGTGGGTTTGCGAATGATGACGGGTAATCGGAGTTGCATGTGAATGATTAAGTAGTGTCAAATCTTCCTGCCGCCTTGAATTGAAGCCTAAAGCCACCCAGCCCAGGGAATCGAGGTGTCAATTCTCAAGTTAAATATGTCCCTTGAATACAACAGTCAATTGTAAAGTGAAAGGTGGTATTGAGAAGACATACTGTCCTCCGAATGTTGAAGACGCGCTTCTATAGCGAACTTAAATTCCCATCAGCTCGTTGTCTTGACCAGTGACTCTGATCAAGTACGACGGTGTTGCCTCCACTGAGTCTCGAGCGGCCGTCGCGTGACAGCAAAGCTGTGGAAGCCACGCACGTGCCTTTGTTTGTGAAGAGGCGTGTGAATTTGTGGAAATCGTCTTGGGAGTGACCTCACGCAGCCCTCGACAAACGCCTGCGCATTGACCACTTTGGCGTCGCAATCACCGTCAGCGACGGCGACCAAGCACTGTTCCTCACAATGGCCGAAATTGGAACCATATACAAAGGAAAAGTGACGAATAGATCATGGGCAGAGCTTCCGGAGGAGATCGTTCGGTGAGTTTTTCAATTTTCCTTCTTGGAGGCAGACGCGTAGCGGTGACTCAAATACGTATACTTTCTGCAGCATGATAGCAACGGATTATCTATTCATGATGTCCCGTACGACCTACATTCCAGAGCAATGGGAAGCACGTCTGTTCTGGTATAACAGAGTAGTGTACACCGCTATACGCGACGCAAAGACGATGGATATGTTGATGAACATCTGCCCTCAGTGGAccgttgcccgtgagtattACATTTTTATATCCAAGAAAGTAAGTTCTTATTCACCACAGTGGAGACCCATACATTTTGGAATCATGTAACGCACATCCTGGATCCTCAGGATATCTTTGTTCGTCGTCATCATGGGACTACACAACAGAACCCATACAACCTCTACCGCCACATTGCCTATCACTCTTGCCTCATATGCAGAATCAATTCTCCGCAAAACTCAAAAGGAGTGTTACTAGCGGACCGCCTTATCAACACCTTTCATTTGGGGAATTGTGGAATTTGTCGCGACCACAGAAGTCATCGCACGGCATTTTGTGGTTTATGTCTCCGAGAAGGGCAGCCCTACGAATTGGAAGCTGGCATAGATCGCGCATTAGCCGTGTTTTGCATGGCGAACGAAGACGATGAAATTTGGCCCGGAGTCGATGCTACATGTCGGGCATGTCGATCAGAGTGGTTGTGGAAAACCGCCTCTCAGCAGGCAAAACATAAAGACGCAGTGGGTGGAAGAAGGTTTCATATACAAGACTGGGAAGCGAGGACAGCAGTCGAGTGTTTCCTCGATCTCGGAGAGAGCACTATCCAAGAAGTGATCGCGCTTTGTCTGGAAAAGTTCTGGCTACAGACACATACCCGCCTGCCGGACATGATGTCACAAGCCTTGGCTGCCACTAGATTCGCTCACGCTGAGAACGAGGAAGAAATGGAGATGGAGCTTAACAGTGAAATtgacgaggaagacgaagacgacatGGAGTTGCTCCAATTGACAGAAGAAGGCGGTGTAAAAGACCTGGCATTGGGCGATTGGGCGCGTCACAGGATTCTCGATGGCCACTGGCTCAGTCCCGCTGATCAGTGGTATGGGAACAAGTCATACTCAGTCAGAGCGATACATCCCTGTCCCTGGGCAATCGAGACGGGGCACGAACATAACGCGGAGAACGTTGTtacagaagaggaagatcaCCCAAGCCGTACTATACTTCGTGAAGATATCCCCCCGACATTCCCGCTCTGTGAACTCGCGTATCACGCACACCGAAAACAACTACGTCTTGTGCTCCTGCCCGCAATGAAGAACTTTGTGCGCAAAATCGTCATCGAGTGTGCTGAAGACGGATGTGATCCAGTAATGCGTGCATCGAGGATGTCTATGGAAGACGTGATGCGGGAGCTCCGCGATGCATCTATGTGGCTCGACGGGGTTGATTGGCTTGAAAGAAGGAGGAATACTCGTCCTGACGAATCCAGTCGTACCAGATACGATGGAAGTGATGATCATGCGTCGTCTACAGATTCTAGCTCGGGCAAATCATCATCGGATGAATCCAACATTACGAGTCCCGTGTTATCCACCTCTACATTCCAGACAACGCCATCGCCGCCACCCCTTACCGAAGGCAAAGACCACGCAAAACGAGATGAGTCGTTGGCGCGGCGAGTAAGGCGCCCGGTCACAATCGCAGTTGCTCCAGTGCTGGATCCTCCTCGGCTTATTCACCCGATCCCATATGTTCCCATTACTGCTTCTCATCTTCCTGTATATAGTACTGATACTCTCAAACAAGTGAGTTTCTTTACCCTTGTCTGTTGCTTTTAGCTGACAGCATCTATGATATAGATTTGGCGGGAAGCTTGCTCTCCCCTTTATCACTGTCGATGCAAGCTCTGTGAACGTGCACAGGCCAATCAAGCCGCGCAGGCTGGCGCCGGCGCCAATCAGCGAGCTAACGCCAATAATGGTCGCACACCACCTGCTCAAGACCACAACCAAACGAGGACTGCACCGCCCACTCAAATACAGCTGCACGAAGTAATTGACGTCGAtgctgaggaagaagaggaagtagCATACGAGAGAAGCAACGAAGCTGAAtatgatgatgaagaggacaTCTCGGACCTATCTGATGTTCTTTCCGACCtggatgatgacgatgatgcaTTGTCTAGCGCTCGAAAACGCCATTACGCTCTCAACCGAAAACGAGTGTCAAGATCTCGTACGCACTCTCCGGAGGTTCCTCCTGCTCAATTGACAGCACACACCTTGAAACAACCATACCGGACGCCGAGCCCCTccattagaaatgatttcgATGCTTCGCCCTCTCGACCAAGAAAACGATCTTGCGACGATGTGGATTCTGGTTTGAATACTTCTTTCCCTCTGGATCTTAGTCAATACCATCATGGTGAACCTGGGACACCCCCTAAACGTCCTAGACGAGACGGGCCTGTTATGTCGTTGCCTGTACCAAAAATATCACACCAGCTTCGACCCTCGACCCTCTCACCTGGAAAGATGAAAAAAAGAGGTTCTCAAGAGATGGATGGTGCCGATTATGTCAGCAAAAGGTTGAAAGTGTCTGAAGATAGAGAGGAGGAAAGTGGAAGTGGGGACTCGCCACCACCGCGATCGACCACGTCGACGTCAGTAGGCGCGGAGGAGAGTGAGGATGACAACACTATACGCGTTGTTGGTGCAACGGGCATTGGTGTTACGGCCGACGCGATCCCTAGAGGTACAGCTTCGAGCAAGGGCGGTGGAATCGCTACACCGCCCGTAGAGCTCACCAAGAGAACAATAACGCCTCTCCCTGGTCGAGGATGACTACGTCTTGGTTGAACAATGTGGTCGGTTATTTAATGATTAGACGAGAATGGGTCATGAACCGACGCGAAATCTaatttctttcttcaagTTCTGCTTTCGTTCGCCTTGGTTTCAAGAATTCACAAGTGTTTGCAAAAAGAAGAATTAATGTTGACTTTTTCTCATGTTCTGATGTCCCAATGCTTCCGTGACCCATTTCCTAGATTGACCATGATAATCGAAAAGGATTAATTTCGTCTTACTGTTCAACTTGCTTTTTGTACTGCtgtatatgtatatattGTACTAAACTAAAGCTATGCTTGAGGTGGATCAACACGTCCAGGACCCGCAGTTAGGGAAAGTCTGGGAAACGGTGAGTGGACCTCGAGCTAAACATTCCCGAGGGCCTCACGCACCTGAGGATATATAGGCAATATCGTGTTCCAGTACGCGCAAGGTGCGTCGATAACAAAATGATCTCCTGCTTCTGCCATAGAAGTCGACTTGCCCAATATCGCCAGCGTTTTGGTATCGTTAGGATCGTACTTTTGCCATCCCGGAATACGAGGCCCAATGTTAGGATCTATACGTCCAAGCATTAACCTTCATCATTTTCGTGGTGGGAGACACCAGGAGCCAACATACCCTTGATAAAATTGACCCAAGCCTCCATCATCAAATCAGATATTCCAATTTCCTCGGGAGTAGCTTCCATAAATGGGGGCGACAAGACAATTGTCCTCCAAGTACCCATCACAAAACGAATATCAGATCCATGAAATGTCCCGATTCGAATTCCTCTAGAGTTGAGGTTGCTAGCAACGAGATCGAATCGGTATCGCCAGACAGGGAGATGTAAGGCTGTCGTCCTCCAATGGGCTAGATTGCTTGCGAGACAGAGCATGTGAGCATCCCGCCACATGGCTGCTGAAGCGTTGTAGGCGGTTGGGAATGCAGTTGAGGGGACGGGGTAGAGGAATTGAAGGGCGGAAAGGTTGGCAAATGGGAAATTGATATTGTTGCTTTTGCTGATTCGAGAGTAAGTACAGTAAACATGGACTCAGAGGGTGTAGAAATGGTACGTACCTGTATTGGGTGATATCGGATAGATACGCTGTTGGTTCTCCTTCTACGATGAGGGTTCCTTCATCCTGATGGACATTTCTGCTGCAGTACTCGGCTTTAGGTAGCAGGGAGCTGTACATACCTTGTTGGTACCAATCAGAACAGGGACTTGAGCAGTTCGTCGTTCCCGGGTTTGTTTGACATAGCTAAGCGAAGAGTATCCTTCGGTGAGCGGTAAGATATCGGAAGATGACCTATCTCACTCTTTAAAGATCGTGATGTTGTCTATAACAGGTTGGAACTGCGTTCCCGTAGCCAACAAAACTCGCTGCAGTTCCCCCCCAGAAATTTTACGCAGGCAGCTTAGCTCCCCCTGGCCAATGGGACAGCTCAAATTACTCGCGATAGTAGATAGCTGGTTATTCGGAGCCCACATAGGCTGTGAAGCTATTCGGGTTGAGATGCAATTCGAGACCGCGTTTGGGTAGAAGAGACACTTACTATCAGCACTTTGCATAATGGCACCCCGAATTATGGGATCGTTTGGGAATGCAGATAGGTACTGGTTGGTCATTTCTTGACAGAAAAGCTTGTATAGGATTGGAATTGCAAAGTTTGACGATTGACATACCGGCCCCAACAGACTCCCCTGCGAGATTGAATGAGTTTTGAGCTTCCAGTTGAGAGCATCCTTACCTCCCAAAACTATCTTTGCAGGATCACCGCCAAATTTTTCGATGTTATCGCGCACCCATTCCACAGCTGCACGAGTGTCCAGAAGACCGAAGTTCTGTGTCGTCCCAGCTTCCGCTATCTCGAGTGCATGAGGATATCCGAACAGGGAAAGTCGATAGTTATAGCTTGCGAAGATGATACCCTTAAGCTATGTGTAAGATGCTTGACAACGATTTTTTTTGAGCAAGATGACCAACCTTCGCAGCCTGATACGACCCGTCAATCTTTGGGTCCGATGAGGCACCACTGTCAAATCCTCCGCCGCTTGGAGAAGATTATTAAGTAGATGCGTTCACGCATCAGTATGGAAAGGAAATTACTGGGAATAGATGTAAACGGGCAACTTATGAGCATCAGGCGGTGCAATGATATTTATTCTCAAGCAGTCCTCGCTCTGAACTGATGTTCCATTTCCACCATCAATCCTATAATATTGAGCGTAAGATTAGACGGTATCCAATCGAGGATCAGTACGCACCTTCCCTGAAGACATGCTGGCCCATATGCTGTTGCATTATAAACTTTGTCAATTTCCAAGACCGGTTGTGGTGGCCTCCATCGATTCTCGAACGACGTGTCAGCTGCATATCGAATCCCCAACCACTTTTTCAAAGGGACATTGACTCCAGGAACCGATCTGTCCACATAGCCTGCGATTTTCCCAGAAGTCGTA is a window from the Marasmius oreades isolate 03SP1 chromosome 6, whole genome shotgun sequence genome containing:
- a CDS encoding uncharacterized protein (MEROPS:MER0030934) — its product is MVLKSLICIYLGLCGLELAFGGLIVSTTSGKIAGYVDRSVPGVNVPLKKWLGIRYAADTSFENRWRPPQPVLEIDKVYNATAYGPACLQGRIDGGNGTSVQSEDCLRINIIAPPDAHKLPVYIYSHGGGFDSGASSDPKIDGSYQAAKGIIFASYNYRLSLFGYPHALEIAEAGTTQNFGLLDTRAAVEWVRDNIEKFGGDPAKIVLGGESVGAEMTNQYLSAFPNDPIIRGAIMQSADTSQPMWAPNNQLSTIASNLSCPIGQGELSCLRKISGGELQRVLLATGTQFQPVIDNITIFKDYVKQTRERRTAQVPVLIGTNKDEGTLIVEGEPTAYLSDITQYSKSNNINFPFANLSALQFLYPVPSTAFPTAYNASAAMWRDAHMLCLASNLAHWRTTALHLPVWRYRFDLVASNLNSRGIRIGTFHGSDIRFVMGTWRTIVLSPPFMEATPEEIGISDLMMEAWVNFIKDPNIGPRIPGWQKYDPNDTKTLAILGKSTSMAEAGDHFVIDAPCAYWNTILPIYPQTFPNCGSWTC